The Algoriphagus sp. TR-M9 genome has a window encoding:
- a CDS encoding M23 family metallopeptidase, with the protein MKKEMFKIAILILGSLCSGCKEEKTPTSGDSDIFVALPSDPVLVENTSGDWLVYDLHIIAPTLHKVDILDQDGILLSYTDFINRDDQNIASIWLEFEEIQTGSTLRHEFNYVDANEEPKQHIFELLLPTSLEAPKTIDFPVPSGIWLAEGAPSESSYHTRAIFPFQEMYFDPEQKGYLIGNNPQRYAIDYVSLENGLPYKNDGNKLTDWYCYGMPILAVEGGKVLLTENAVPDNQTPGKLDYETTVDNVTGNVVYIEHEDGSIGTYCHMIPGSVIVNVGDQVEAGQELGKLGNSGNSFAPHLHMHVMANPTGKPIIEYSDGLYFESLPYRYAGFEKLGSLVPGYLDHPPLAPFVSTKSESFVNSLPAESDVIEF; encoded by the coding sequence ATGAAAAAAGAAATGTTTAAAATAGCTATTCTAATACTTGGGTCCCTTTGTAGTGGGTGTAAGGAAGAGAAAACCCCAACTTCTGGCGACAGTGATATTTTTGTAGCGTTGCCATCCGACCCCGTTTTAGTAGAAAACACAAGTGGTGATTGGCTGGTGTATGACCTACATATCATAGCTCCTACGCTACACAAAGTAGATATCCTGGATCAGGACGGTATTCTGCTTTCCTACACCGATTTTATAAATCGAGATGATCAAAATATAGCCAGCATTTGGTTGGAATTTGAGGAAATCCAGACAGGGTCAACGCTCAGACACGAGTTTAATTATGTAGATGCTAATGAAGAGCCAAAGCAGCACATCTTTGAGTTGCTACTGCCGACTTCTCTTGAAGCCCCAAAAACCATTGATTTCCCTGTTCCTTCTGGAATTTGGCTTGCAGAAGGCGCTCCCAGCGAATCTTCCTACCATACCCGGGCTATCTTCCCTTTTCAGGAAATGTATTTTGATCCTGAACAAAAAGGGTATTTGATCGGTAACAATCCGCAACGCTATGCGATTGATTATGTGAGTCTGGAGAATGGATTGCCCTATAAAAATGACGGAAATAAGCTTACGGACTGGTATTGTTACGGCATGCCTATCCTAGCAGTAGAAGGAGGCAAAGTATTACTAACTGAAAACGCAGTGCCCGACAATCAAACGCCTGGAAAGTTGGATTATGAAACTACTGTGGACAATGTCACAGGTAATGTGGTGTACATTGAGCATGAGGACGGCTCCATTGGCACCTATTGCCACATGATACCTGGTTCGGTAATCGTCAACGTAGGTGATCAGGTAGAAGCCGGTCAGGAGTTAGGAAAGTTGGGCAATTCCGGAAATTCTTTTGCACCGCACCTACACATGCATGTCATGGCAAACCCTACTGGCAAGCCAATTATCGAGTATTCAGATGGCCTGTATTTTGAAAGTTTGCCCTATCGCTATGCAGGCTTCGAAAAACTCGGCAGTTTAGTCCCAGGTTATCTAGACCATCCCCCCCTAGCTCCTTTCGTCTCTACAAAATCTGAAAGTTTTGTAAACAGTTTGCCTGCTGAAAGTGATGTCATTGAATTTTAA
- a CDS encoding MBL fold metallo-hydrolase, with protein MFKICSLLLLGCMLLSSCGEKQIHELADTQLVENAVFSTSLIVLGTIQDGGSPHIGCAKACCRDLFKNPDKDRQVVSLGLFDAATQKKYLFEATPDISTQTKELRDFAIQSEHEMPDGIFLTHAHIGHYAGLMFLGKEAMGAQQVPVFAMPGMQSFLKENGPWSQLHSAGNIAIHPLANAQAVQLSDELRVIPFQVPHRDEYSETVGYKILGPNKSALFIPDIDKWEKWERDIAAEIKNVDYGFIDATFFSGKELNNRDMSEIPHPFILESMRKFEELSAQERAKVIFIHFNHTNPVIDPESAESKLVESKGFRIARIREVFEL; from the coding sequence ATGTTCAAGATTTGTTCTTTATTGCTCTTGGGCTGCATGCTATTATCGAGCTGTGGCGAAAAGCAAATTCATGAGTTGGCTGACACTCAGCTAGTAGAAAATGCTGTGTTTTCCACCTCTCTAATCGTTTTGGGCACCATTCAGGATGGAGGGTCTCCGCATATAGGCTGTGCTAAAGCATGCTGCCGGGATTTATTCAAAAATCCTGATAAGGATCGGCAGGTAGTTTCCCTGGGGCTCTTTGACGCTGCTACACAGAAGAAGTACCTGTTTGAAGCCACTCCGGATATCAGTACGCAGACTAAAGAATTGAGGGATTTTGCCATACAAAGTGAACATGAAATGCCGGATGGCATCTTCCTGACCCATGCGCATATAGGGCACTATGCGGGACTGATGTTTCTGGGAAAGGAAGCAATGGGGGCACAGCAGGTTCCTGTTTTTGCGATGCCGGGAATGCAATCATTTTTGAAAGAAAATGGACCTTGGAGCCAATTGCATAGTGCAGGGAATATAGCCATTCATCCACTGGCTAATGCTCAGGCCGTGCAGTTATCCGATGAGTTAAGGGTAATACCCTTTCAGGTGCCCCATAGAGATGAATATTCCGAAACAGTAGGTTATAAAATCCTTGGGCCAAACAAATCTGCTCTTTTTATCCCGGATATTGATAAGTGGGAAAAGTGGGAGCGAGATATAGCAGCTGAAATTAAAAATGTAGATTACGGCTTTATCGATGCTACTTTTTTTAGCGGCAAAGAGCTGAACAATAGAGATATGTCAGAAATTCCGCATCCTTTTATTTTAGAAAGTATGCGCAAATTTGAAGAGCTCAGTGCCCAAGAAAGGGCCAAGGTCATTTTCATACACTTCAATCATACCAATCCAGTAATCGATCCAGAAAGCGCCGAATCTAAGCTGGTCGAAAGTAAAGGGTTTAGAATCGCTAGGATCAGAGAGGTGTTTGAACTATAA
- a CDS encoding alpha/beta hydrolase: protein MKAIWKIFSLLLLLPGLSFAQAKVDTIKVFSNAMNKELKAAVTTPSTYDGSQRFATLYLLHGGSGAFSDWHQKVTEPGLVNRLAEQYNLIIVTPGVGPSSYYFDSPTMDSVKYETYIIKELIPHIDQNYATLAKRESRAITGLSMGGHGAIMLSAKHPELFVAAGSMSGVMNIDTRMWKVPAEFSKLRTTQQKAMLGEDIQYDAPFTTYTAVGLVDRMKENGTALIIDVGVDDFLIDTNRQMHDMLLENGTPHTYIERPGAHTWEYWTDALPVHLLFLDHYLARE, encoded by the coding sequence ATGAAAGCCATCTGGAAAATATTCTCCTTGCTCCTTCTCCTTCCGGGATTGAGCTTTGCGCAAGCCAAAGTTGACACCATTAAGGTATTCAGCAATGCCATGAACAAGGAGCTGAAAGCAGCCGTTACCACTCCCTCTACTTATGACGGCAGCCAGCGCTTTGCAACCCTTTACCTGTTACATGGAGGCAGTGGCGCATTTAGCGATTGGCATCAAAAAGTCACCGAACCCGGTCTGGTAAACCGTCTCGCAGAGCAGTATAACCTCATCATTGTCACCCCCGGAGTCGGTCCTTCGAGCTATTATTTTGACAGTCCAACCATGGATTCTGTAAAATATGAAACCTACATCATCAAGGAACTTATCCCCCATATAGACCAAAATTACGCTACCCTGGCCAAGCGGGAATCCAGAGCCATCACAGGCCTATCCATGGGAGGTCACGGGGCCATAATGCTCAGTGCAAAGCACCCGGAACTTTTCGTCGCTGCCGGTAGCATGAGTGGGGTGATGAACATAGATACCAGAATGTGGAAGGTTCCTGCTGAATTCAGCAAGCTCAGAACCACCCAGCAGAAAGCGATGCTAGGAGAAGACATACAGTACGATGCACCATTTACCACCTATACAGCTGTGGGACTGGTGGATCGAATGAAAGAAAACGGCACAGCTCTCATCATAGACGTAGGTGTGGATGATTTTTTGATCGACACCAACAGGCAGATGCACGATATGCTCCTGGAAAACGGCACCCCACACACCTACATCGAACGCCCAGGAGCTCACACTTGGGAATATTGGACGGATGCACTTCCAGTACATCTTTTGTTTTTGGACCACTACCTGGCAAGAGAATAA
- a CDS encoding 1-acyl-sn-glycerol-3-phosphate acyltransferase, with protein sequence MSQFDSIRPFFDAEANAAIRKIVDDPMMEAMMNFTFPNDTKEHWKDLMVNTYSLRDFQIKFIYPGVQKVLEKSSEGLSTGGFEQLEPNTAYLFISNHRDIILDTSLLNSCLHENGLVLTTSAIGDNLIKLPFLHTLSRLNRNFAIKRGLQGRALLESSLLASSYIHKSLLKENRSVWTAQREGRTKDGNDATQRGVLKMLTLAEGGSNPFDFFEKIKVVPISISYEYDPTDVLKMPELLAKSRDEKYVKSENEDFMNLLRGIMGTKKHIHLQVNGVLDKEVKAINATDQNLSEKLENLAAVIDRKIWQGYKLWPSNYIAHDTLSASNTYSAHYTEEEKAAFLQRMQQKIESKNEFLTQSFLSMYANPVNNFEKSRGSA encoded by the coding sequence ATGTCTCAATTTGATTCGATCAGGCCATTTTTTGATGCTGAAGCTAATGCAGCCATCCGCAAAATCGTAGATGACCCTATGATGGAGGCCATGATGAACTTCACCTTCCCTAATGACACCAAGGAACACTGGAAAGACCTCATGGTAAACACCTATTCCCTGCGGGATTTTCAGATCAAGTTCATCTACCCTGGCGTGCAAAAAGTATTGGAAAAGAGCTCCGAAGGCTTGAGCACCGGAGGATTTGAACAGCTGGAGCCAAATACTGCTTACCTTTTTATTTCGAACCATCGAGATATCATTCTGGACACATCTCTGTTGAATTCATGTCTGCATGAAAACGGACTGGTACTGACCACTTCTGCCATCGGCGACAATCTGATCAAATTACCTTTTCTGCACACCCTCTCCAGGTTGAACCGGAATTTTGCCATCAAACGGGGATTACAAGGCAGGGCGCTGTTGGAAAGCTCCCTACTTGCCTCATCTTACATCCACAAATCCTTGCTTAAGGAAAACCGCTCCGTATGGACTGCACAGCGTGAAGGCCGCACCAAAGATGGCAATGATGCCACACAGCGTGGGGTTTTGAAAATGTTGACTTTGGCCGAAGGTGGATCTAATCCTTTTGATTTCTTTGAAAAAATAAAAGTGGTTCCCATCTCGATTTCCTATGAGTATGACCCTACAGATGTCTTGAAAATGCCAGAGCTATTAGCAAAATCCAGAGATGAAAAATATGTCAAAAGCGAAAACGAGGATTTCATGAATTTGCTAAGGGGAATCATGGGAACCAAAAAACACATACATCTTCAGGTAAATGGGGTGCTGGATAAGGAAGTGAAAGCCATCAATGCTACTGATCAAAATCTATCCGAAAAGCTGGAAAACCTGGCAGCAGTCATTGACCGAAAAATCTGGCAAGGCTATAAACTATGGCCAAGTAATTACATCGCACATGACACCTTGAGTGCAAGCAATACCTACTCAGCACATTACACAGAAGAGGAAAAGGCTGCTTTCCTGCAGCGGATGCAACAGAAAATAGAGTCCAAAAATGAATTTCTGACTCAAAGCTTTCTATCCATGTACGCCAATCCTGTCAACAATTTCGAGAAAAGCAGGGGTTCAGCTTAA
- a CDS encoding sensor histidine kinase: MNHISAQDEYELERLLALSNLGVDYYEPKLGLDFLTELAARVSGTEVSLINLIDSFTQWSVSSFGVDVSQMPKEDSVCQYTIQGGPDESFEVRDLSEDERFKDKFYVAGAPNLRYYMGVPLTSPDGYNLGALCVMDSNLMSLSEEVKDILRLIARQVVDRLRVNNLVTKLKEQNKSTELSQKKLAHDIRGPIGGIIGLSNLMLEDKDEVEKEEMLEYVEMIKASGSTLLDLSDEILKRKSDSNKQQTPSPKEGELNLNDLRESILSLMAPQVRVKGVKLKVEVSEENQFEPFSKIYVLQILGNLLSNSIKFTESGGEILLKLELIRKHMDLVLSIEVQDNGLGMSEKQIQDILQGRTASLQGTQGELGYGLGLNLVNQLVQERAGCLSIDSKLGEGSRFRIKLPVN, encoded by the coding sequence ATGAATCATATATCTGCCCAAGATGAATACGAATTAGAGCGACTGTTGGCGCTTAGTAATCTTGGCGTGGATTACTATGAACCTAAACTTGGGTTGGATTTTTTGACTGAGTTGGCTGCTAGAGTTTCAGGTACTGAAGTTTCATTGATCAACCTTATAGATTCATTTACTCAGTGGAGTGTATCTTCATTTGGGGTAGATGTTTCCCAAATGCCCAAGGAGGATTCTGTGTGTCAATACACGATTCAAGGAGGTCCTGATGAGAGTTTTGAGGTGAGGGATTTGTCTGAAGATGAGAGGTTTAAGGACAAGTTTTATGTGGCAGGTGCTCCTAATTTGCGCTATTACATGGGAGTGCCATTGACTTCGCCAGATGGTTACAATCTGGGAGCGCTTTGCGTGATGGATTCTAATTTGATGAGCCTTTCGGAGGAGGTAAAAGATATATTGAGGCTTATTGCGAGGCAAGTAGTGGATAGGCTGCGGGTCAATAATTTGGTAACCAAACTGAAGGAGCAAAACAAATCCACAGAACTTTCTCAGAAAAAATTGGCACATGATATCCGCGGTCCTATAGGGGGAATTATTGGGCTTTCCAATCTCATGCTGGAGGATAAAGATGAGGTGGAAAAGGAAGAAATGCTGGAGTATGTGGAAATGATCAAGGCGAGTGGCAGCACTCTATTGGATCTTTCTGATGAAATACTGAAGAGGAAGTCTGATAGCAATAAACAGCAAACACCCTCACCGAAAGAAGGTGAATTAAATCTTAACGATCTCCGGGAAAGTATCTTAAGCCTAATGGCTCCGCAGGTACGCGTGAAGGGGGTTAAGTTAAAAGTGGAGGTCAGTGAAGAAAATCAGTTTGAACCATTTTCTAAAATCTATGTGCTGCAGATTTTAGGTAACCTGCTTTCTAATTCCATTAAATTTACCGAATCGGGAGGTGAGATTTTGTTGAAACTAGAGCTGATCCGGAAGCATATGGACCTAGTCTTAAGTATAGAAGTGCAGGACAATGGACTGGGGATGTCTGAAAAGCAAATCCAGGACATACTTCAAGGCAGAACCGCTTCCCTTCAGGGCACTCAAGGTGAGCTTGGCTATGGCCTAGGACTTAACTTAGTGAATCAGCTAGTGCAAGAGCGAGCCGGGTGTTTGAGTATTGACTCCAAGCTAGGCGAAGGCTCCCGCTTTCGAATTAAACTTCCGGTGAATTAA